The nucleotide window gttccagtgcactttgccaatcatatgtggtgtctctatagcgtgcttttacaaagaaaaaaggtttctagtgtaagctaatagcaaccagtcagtgtccttcaagcggctctgtcaggccttccttcagcgtgtgccctgcacaaccctgccagtgtactttgacagttgccactcatatctggtgtctctatagcgtgcttttaaaaccaaatttttttttcactgttatagattgaatagcagttacttgtcttcaagcgggtgtgtcaggcctacagtgtgtgctctgcagaactgttacagttcacattgccaatcatatctggtctcacagtagcttgcacgcatagtaccactaatccccaaaaaaatgacaggcagaggcaggccaccccgcaggggccgtcgtggtcgtggtgctgtgattcccttttgccctagaataatgcccagttttcagaagccacgtaccctgaacttgaaaagttctgaggacatagttgactggctaacacaggacacccaatcttgtacagcctccgctcggaaccttgacgcaccatcctcctccagcttagcttcaggcacctctcaagataccactcacccgggggcggggccggaccgccgagctggacggtcgcacacaAGTTCAGCTCCTGCAATATACCCACAAATATGCTTAAAATTTATGGCGAACGACCGAACTATTAACCGGCAGCAAGGGTCTTCAGCACCACGAAGTTACCGGGTcctgggagaggctggctcccgcAGCTACAGTCCCCAGGAGGTGAAGCCCATGACTATCAAGTTGGGGCCTACGCCGGCGGTGAGAGGGGCaggcggccgctgccccactatcctgcccaaaggTACTAAGCCGGAGATCGAGACCCGGGCGgtcctggccctgttccccccctatggaccggcgggggagatcccggtcctcacccagaggCTACACATCCAGGGCCCGACGGCGCCACCATCTTGCCTACAGGCCCGAACACGGCATCCAAGATGGCGACTACCATGTGCGCAGGGGCCGGGGAAAGGGAGCGCGCCCTTGCAGGGAGCAGAGCAACAAAATGGGTTTCTGGACAAGGGCCCAGGGGGCCGGAAGAACTCCAGCTCCTCATACTGCCCACCGCAATCCCACAAGCGACTACTCGCCAGCCCACCACTCTGACCTCGCCACAGGCGAACAGCGGAGGAGGCCTAGCGCGAGCCACAAGGGCATCGGAACCGGCCCACACTTCACCCGGCCTTCCACCACCAGAGAATGCCGACAACGCAGCAGATCGGGGAACACCCACAGTAAGGCCGACCACAACTGCAACCCACACACACCTTCTGATCACCGGCGGCCATAACATCAGTCTCCTCCAGCAGCCAACTGTATCACACAGGGTCCAAACAGCCGTCCTAACAGGCGCTCACCCAGGGAATCCCAGAGACTGTGCCCATGGCACACCGCACGACGACTGCCCCCGACGGCGACTTCCAACACAGTGGTCAAGCAAGGCACTCCCACAGCGAAGCCAACGACCTTGCTAGAATCCCTGCTCTGGCGGACGCTCATGCACTGTCACACGGACATAGCAGAACGGTCTGCCCCTACCAGCGAGATGTCATGCCCGCCCTGCAGTACATGCCTTTTAGACTAGCCAGGGTGATATTTTTTGCGAAGATATTGATAAGTTAGGAAACATCCTTATTAAGCCTTATTAAGCGTGTCTTTACCCGAGCTTTATTTTAACAATGGCAGATCGTTGCATTCAGTCATATTTAGCACCTGCATTGCTTCATAGATGACAGGAAAGTTAAAATAGCTTGTATTTACTAGTAAAGTGCAGCagtattgtaaatgtgataaacgcTTCTACGTATTAGCtctactaaaattaaaatgtgccTTACTAATAATTGCCACAACCTGTAATGATGTAGTATTGAAGTGCCTTGtcaccgctgttgtggcgtgcCAAGGCTGTTTGTCAAAtttgtgcacatcaaaaataaagaattaaaaaaaaaaaaaagataccactcacccgcctgccgccaccacctagcaccacagccgctttacttggtatgtcagaggagttattcacacacccgtttgaagaaatgagtgatgcgcaaccattattgctagaggatttagataacagggatatgtctcaggcaggcagcattaaacacatggaggtacggtgtgatgatgatgatgttgtacccgctgctgcttccttttctgagttgtcagatacaagcgaagcggttgatgatgacgatgcgtccatggatgtcacgtgggtgcccgctcggcaagaagaagaacagggcgaaagttcagatggggagacagagaggaggaggagacgagttggaagcagggggggggtcgtcgcaaggagctagtggcacagtcagacagcatgcatcggcacccggggtcagcccgacagcacgccaatcaacgcatgctgtgtccaccaccagaatgccgtcattgcagagctcagcagtgtggcattttttttgtgtgtctgcctcggacaacagcgatgccatttgcaacctgtgccaaaggaaactgagtcgtgggaggtccaacacccacctaggtacaactgctttgcgtaggcacatgatctcacatcacaaacgcctatgggatcaacacatgagtacaagcagcacgcctactctaagtcgccatcctcctcctggtctagcatcttcagccacgtcaaccactgctgtccttcttgccccctctcaaccatccgccactccgtctcccgccttgagcagttcccgctcatctgcccacagtcatgtgtctgtcaaggacatgtttgagcgtaagaagccaatgtcaccaagtcacccccttgcccagcgtctgacagctggcttgtccgaactattagcccgccagcttttttcccatacaatctggttgagtcagaggcgttcaaaaaatttgtagctattgggacactgcagtggaaggtacccggccggaatttcttttcacaaaaggcaatccccaacttgtactcgattgtgcaaaaggaagtcatggcatgtctggcacacagtgttgggtcaagggtccatctgaccactgatacctggtctgcaaagcatggtcagggcaggtatatcacctacactgcgcattgggtaaacctgctgacggctgacaagcaaggaatgcgtggcattgcagaggagttggtgacaccgccacgaattgcaggcagtcctgctgccacctcctctactcctcctactccatcctcttccataacctcctcagctgagtcctcttgtgctgctgcgtcttgctccacatcaacggcacccccccagctccccaggtactattccacatcccggatacggcagtgtcacgccgtcttgggtttgacttgcttgaaagcagagagtcacaccggacaagcactcctgtccgccctgaacgcacaggtggaaaagtgtctgactccgcagcaactggatatcggcaaagtggtgtgtgacaacggaaaaaatttgatagcggcattgaagttgggcaagttgacacatgtgccgtgcatggcacatgtgtgtaatctgatctgacgctttgtgcataagtacacaggcttacaggacgtcctgaagcaggccaggaaggtgtgtggccatttcaggcgttcctacacggccatggctcactttgccgatatccagcggcgaaacaacatgccagtgaggcgcttgatttgcgacagccctacacgttggaattcaacactcctaatgttcgaccgcctgctccaacaagaaaaagctgttaatgaatatttgtatgaccggggtgctaggacagcctctggggagctgggaatttttttgccacgttactggacgctcatgcgcaatgcctgtaggctcatgtgtccttttgaggaggtgacaaacctagtcagtcgcaacgaaggcaccatcagcgacatcataccatttgttttcttcctggagtgtgccctgcgaagagtgctggatcaggctgtagatgagcgtgaagaggaaggaagagttgtggtcaccatcaccaccagaaacagccttatcagcatcgcttgctggacctgcggcaacgctggaagaggattgtgaggaagaggagtcagaggaggattgtagctttgaggaggaggaggaggagcaagaccaaacacaacaggcatcccagggtgctcgttgtcacctatctggtacccgtggtgttgtacgtggctggggggaagaacataccttcaatgacatcagtgaggaggaggaacgggaaatgagtagctcggcatccaaccttgtgcaaatggggtctttcatgctgtcctgcctgttgagggaccctcgtataaaaaggctgaaggagaacgacctgtactgggtgtccacgctactagacccccggtataagcagaaagtggcggaaatgttacccaattacaacaagtcagaaaggatgcagcatttgcaaaataaattaaaaagtatgctttacacagcgtataagggtgatgtcacagcacaacgagaatctaacagggggagaggtggaagtcatcctcctcctcccacgaccacgccggcaaggaccgacaggtagcagactacctcgccttaactgcagatatcgacactctgaggagcgatgaaccccttgactactgggtgtgcaggcttgacctgtggcctgagctatcccaatttgcgatagaacttctggcctgccccgcttcaagtgtcctgtcagaaaggaccttcagtgcagcaggaggtattgtcactgagaagagaagtcgcctaggtcaaaaaagtctagattacctcacctttattaagatgaatgagggatggatcccgaagggactgacactgggcgatacattcgattaaaaaaggcctgatgatgagatgagctgccttgggctaaaaatggtccacacgctgctgtattttagctctgaatgacgtttgacttgcgtgacttatccgccaccaactagggttcaggccgccatgttttagggcactttctgcctgtgaaacaaacatcaatttttatggccgctgctacagcatcttcccaccttggcctaaaaaggggaggtgattcaacaattaaaaatctctgccatttacacgtccactgataggagacgcggaaggtattaaactgatatgaacaatactaaactcaccactcctatctggtggcacattagcttgcccgcgcagtgccccaaatttcaagtaagaggaccgaccaagcatcttcttccatctccctgttacataaatcaatgccatatccatagaaattgtagagaatatccaggatagttttacagggccaaatcatgtcgcctgttgaaagaggtgaccttgctcgggtcccaggtgtgcggttcctaaaatggctgccatatacacgtccactgataggagacgcggaaggtattaaactgatatgaacatttactaaactcaccactccgagtgctgttatttatttaatttttttgtggtgaggctttacaggacagagtgcttctccacgggacatgttaactcacgggcagctggctcatcaaggaaccagagcagcttgaacgaggtgaccttgctcgggtcccaggtgtgcggttcctaaaatggctgccatatacacgtccactgataggagacgcggaaggtattaaactgatatgaacaatactcccctcctatcagtaggtccgtcccattgtgatttatgccccccacccaccgtgcagggatgggggccgggggggaggaaagtaggccccccattgtgatttatggcccccacccaccgcgcaggggttggggaggacagtagctccccccagtgtgtatcatgggctttgaggacaggtgtcaatccatacctgccaagtgaccctatgtaggggtaacagtccctattctgctctgtgtcagtgtgtatcatggtctctgtggacggggaacagtctctattctgctctgtgtcagtgtgtatcatggtctctgtggacggtgaacagtctctattctgctctgtgtcagtgtgtatcatggtctctgtggacagggaacagtctctattctgctctgtgtcagtgtgtatcaggggctttgaggacaggtgtcaatccatacctgccaagtgaccctatgtaggggggacagtctctattctgctctgtgtcagtgtgtatcatggtctctgtggacggtgaacagtctctattctgctctgtgtcagtgtgtatcatggtctctgtggacagggaacagtctctattctgctctgtgtcagtgtgtatcaggggctttgaagacaggtgtcaatccatacctgccaagtgaccctatgtaggggggacagtctctattctgctctgtgtcagtgtgtatcatggtctctgtgaacagggaacagtctctattctgctctgtgtcagtgtgtatcaggggttttgaggacaggtgtcaatccatatctgccaagtgaccctatgtagggggaacagtccctattctgctctgtgtcagtgtgtatcaggggttttgaggacaggtgtcaatccatatctgccaagtgaccctatgtaggaggaacagtccctattctgctctgtgtcagtgtgtatcaggggttttgaggacaggtgtcaatccatatctgccaagtgaccctatatagggggaacagtccctattctgctctgtgtcagtgtgtatcaggggttttgaggacagatgtcaatccatatctgccaagtgaccctatgtagggggaacagtctctattctgctctgtgtcagtgtgtatcagggatcattaggataggtgtcaatccatatctgccaagtgaccctatgtagggggaacagtccctattctgctctgtgtcagtgtgtatcagggatttgactatctttattcagattcaaaaattacaattccaggaaaaatttaacaaacatttacaagaacatgttatgcacatcatagaaacaacgtgaacctctttaaagccacaaacttaagacaaaaaatacgtacacacaatgtgtaagggtttgaaagaatattctgaatccttacatgtttactttatcgtttgtttgatttttgtgaaccatatataaactacaagcagcgtgaaaactataaaaactcaagtggccatgctgatcaaattaaatagtatgctttacacagcgtataagggtgatgtcacagcacaacgggaatgtaacaggggaagaggtgaaagtcatcctgcccctcccacgaccccgccatatctgccaagtgaccctatgtaggcgtaacagtctctattctgctctgtgtcagtgtgtatcatggtctctgaggacggggaacagtctctattctgctctgtgtcagtgtgtatcaaggcagggctttgaggacaggtgtcaatgttaggtgatttctgccctttatggattaaaagcagactctgcatcaactgtgcaattttccatgggagttttgtcatggatccccctccggcatgccacagtccaggtgttagtccccttgaaacaacttttccatcacttttgtggccagaaagagtccctgttggttttaaaattcgcctgcccgttGAAGTCAAAAATTTCCGAAAAAAacccgaaaatttcgggttcgcgacaacactattcaaCAGCTTACTTAACCAGCAAATAAAGGAATAACCACTGGCTGTCTTACACCAATAAACCTGCCCGGACTACTGACCCTTATTACCGGGCTATTAATTTgcacctctttaaaaaaaaatattctctgcAGAAGATTCACTACAGTACCCTTGGAAGGGTGATGAGCCTGATACCAACATGTGTTTTTGAGTGCTTTATACCCACTTTATATTTCTTCAAATACTGTTTTAAGCTATGTgccatttgtaaatatttttagatGCTGTTTTTCACTTCATTGGAATATCTGATACGTAGTATTCCATGTTGGTATAAtcgtttattatatatgtatattgtggtTTCCCACATTCTTTGCTTTTTATGTGTAAGAAGACCCGTGCCCTGTGGGTGTGTCTGAAGGTTGAGTTGCCACAGGTAGTTAAGGATTATATAATGTTAGTCAATGTGGTCGTATTGAGGTATTCTCCTACATATGGTGTGAACTAGTCAGTTCTTACAATGTCATTGATGTTAAATATGTCAATAGCTGATGGTATATGCTGGCCATCTCCCCTTGATATCATGCGTCACAGAGTGTCTCCTTCTTCCTTACAcagataatacaatatatacacacacacacacaccagtcaagtggCTGTGTAAGCATTACAAAGTCAATGCTATTGACACAATATGCTTGTTGGCCATTCTAATAACCCCATTATGTAATCCCATGTTCCATGGACATTCAGAAATTGAAAGGAGTTTACAACACTTATTGTCATCTGTTAATGTTACTTAAAATCAACCATATCTTACTGTTAAATGCATGTAAGAAACATGTTCAGAAAATAGAATATattacagaaacaaaaaaaacattaataactGTATATTGGTAGCCTACTCTCACACTACAatcaataacaaaatatatatctccCATTTAAAGTAGATTCAAGTGTCCCTGGTAGTAGCTAATAGCAAGATACAGCAGCAAGCTCAACCTGTTCCTAATGGATTTGAGTGTATTGTTACCCTAGATTACACTGTAACTATTTTccttttcaaattgtttttattgaagtatttaacattgtaataaaaatttaaataataatttaaaataaacaatagcaAAAGTAGGCAAGGGGAAACTGAGAACAATGTAACTACCTGACCCCCTTGTCTAGTTTATATCCCCTAATTCTAATCTCAGCCCTTTAcccaaactccccccccccctcatctaaTGCTCCTTCACCCTCTGTATCTCTAATCCTCTCATCCTTGGACTCCGCCCCCTTCCTTAGCCCCCTCCCCCAGCTTCCCGCTCAGGATAGTCTTTCAGTCCAGGGACTAAATAGGGCAAAAGTGTCTTACAGAATTAGTGGGCGGTGACATGCAAATCGACATGCAAATCTATATGCAAATCTACAGTGAGTAGTTTCCACCAATAAGAAGCAGAATCCCGCCCCTCCGCTGTCCAATGACAGGCAGCAGCAGAGTAGGCAGCGTGTAGGAGGCGGGCGGATGGGTGGGGCTTGTTGGTGGGCGTGGCTTGCTGTCAGTGCTTCGCTGGAGCTCGAGCAGTGAGGATCGGTCCTGGGAGCGCGGGGAATCCTGCCTGGAGTGTGAGAGCTTCTCCCGGGGAGCGCGGGAACCCAGCGAGGAGTCTCGGTAAGCGATCCCAGTGCGGATCCCCGGTGCGGCCCTGCCTGCCCGGCCGCCAGCTCACTGTCCGTGTCTCCCCTCAGGTCTCCCGCTGCGCACAGAGATGTCCGGCCGAGGGAAATCCGGCGGCAAAGCCCGGGCCAAGGCCAAGTCCCGCTCCTCCAGGGCCGGCCTGCAGTTCCCGGTGGGCCGCGTGCACCGCCTCCTCCGGAAGGGGAACTACGCGGAGCGGGTAGGGGCCGGGGCCCCGGTGTACCTGGCGGCCGTGCTGGAGTACCTGTCCGCGGAGATCCTGGAGCTGGCCGGCAACGCGGCCCGGGACAACAAGAAGACCCGCATCATCCCCCGCCACCTGCAGCTGGCCATCCGCAACGACGAGGAGCTCAACAAGCTGCTGGGAGGGGTGACCATCGCCCAGGGAGGGGTGCTGCCCAATATACAGGCCGTGCTGCTCCCTAAGAAGACACAGACAtccaaaaaataaacagaaaatatccCCCCCCCAGAACCAGACCTCCAAAAATAAACAGGAAATACCCCCCCCCCGAACCAGACTTccaaaatataaacagaaaatacccccccccccgaaCCAGACTTccaaaatataaacagaaaatacCCCCCCCCAGAACCAGACTTccaaaatataaacagaaaatatcccccccccccccagaaccaGACCTCCAAAATATAAACATGAAAATATCCCCCCCCAGAACCAGACTTccaaaatataaacagaaaatatcCCCCCCCAGAACCAGACCTCCAAAATATAAACATgaaaatatccccccccccagaaCCAGACctccaaaatatagaaaaatatcctCTCCCCCAGAACCAGACctccaaaatatagaaaaatatcctCTCCCCCAGAACCAGACctccaaaatatagaaaaatatcctCTCCCCCAGAACCAGACctccaaaatatagaaaaatatcctCTCCCCCAGAACCAGACctccaaaatatagaaaaatatcctCTCCCCCAGAACCAGACctccaaaatatagaaaaatatcctCTCCCCCAGAACCAGACctccaaaatatagaaaaatatcctCTCCCCCAGAACCAGACctccaaaatatagaaaaatatcctCTCCCCCAGAACCAGACctccaaaatatagaaaaatatcctCTCCCCCAGTACCGGACctccaaaatatagaaaaatatcctCTCCCCCAGTACCGGACctccaaaatatagaaaaatatcctcttcccccccccccccagaaccaGACctccaaaatatagaaaaatatcctctccccccccccccccagaaccaGACctccaaaatatagaaaaaatatcccCCCCCCTTACAGAACCAGACctccaaaatatagaaaaatatcctctcccccccccccccccagaaccaGACctccaaaatatagaaaaaatatccccccccccccttacagaACCAGACctccaaaatatagaaaaatatccaGATTACAAATCCTATCTATTCTCTCAAACAATACCTAGACCTCCTACTATTAGTAAGGGCTTAAATTATTGGTGTCAAAAGATTTGTTTTAAATGTCACTGTTTAAAGTGAACCGTTAATAAGAGCAGAGTATATTTAAAGACCCAGGGAAGAAAGATGTTTTGGATGCTGTGGATGTTAACTAACATGATTCATTCATTGCCTGAGATTTAAGATTGATGGTCCACAGCAACTTGAATGAAGGTTCCTTAATTCTAATCTCAAATTCttcctaaatatatagcatgggTTCCATGCTTTACCTTCACATCCAAGTTTCCAATTTACCTAGTGCTTCGTGTCAGTCTTTTTAAAGTGTATCTCCTCTGTTACTAGTATGCTGGCAATACACTCTCCTAAACAAAAATACCCTCCCCGCTCACATTAGTGTGTTTGGGgtgtttataatatttttaaaattctacTTATCATACTTACTGTATGTATCTTTTAACTACTACTTGTCTGTCTATAAAAACCCACCGGGGAGCAGTAAACCATCACTCAAAGCGTAAAAATGCTTCCCAAAAAACAATGACCTCCCAAATAAATGTACTTTTCCCTATAACAAGCTGCTGGGGAAGTCATTCATTTTGCAGCCCCAAATTTAGGCCCAGCAGCTACTCAAAGATCTGGAAACAATACCTCTTTATGTTTGAGAGTTTTATAAAAATGGCCCTTCCCCAGTTGGATAACTGGTTCCTAAATATTAACCACTAAATCTCACAACCACTTGC belongs to Pelobates fuscus isolate aPelFus1 chromosome 7, aPelFus1.pri, whole genome shotgun sequence and includes:
- the LOC134568721 gene encoding histone H2A type 2-B-like, producing MSGRGKSGGKARAKAKSRSSRAGLQFPVGRVHRLLRKGNYAERVGAGAPVYLAAVLEYLSAEILELAGNAARDNKKTRIIPRHLQLAIRNDEELNKLLGGVTIAQGGVLPNIQAVLLPKKTQTSKK